One segment of Candidatus Dormiibacterota bacterium DNA contains the following:
- a CDS encoding rod-binding protein yields the protein MTDVNKVGAPSAPTAPAAALTPEQQQALKNLHQAATKFEGVFLQMLMSAMNDTVSKDSIFGKDSASEQTWQGMLSDERAQAMAKSGAFGLAQQLEQQLRSQVLGDAAHESKAQVDRGNDL from the coding sequence ATGACCGACGTGAATAAGGTCGGCGCACCTTCCGCGCCCACCGCTCCCGCCGCTGCGCTGACGCCCGAGCAACAGCAAGCGCTCAAGAACCTGCATCAAGCCGCCACGAAGTTCGAGGGCGTTTTTCTGCAAATGCTGATGAGCGCGATGAACGACACGGTCTCCAAGGATTCCATCTTCGGTAAAGATTCCGCGTCCGAGCAGACGTGGCAAGGCATGCTCAGCGACGAACGCGCACAGGCTATGGCCAAGAGCGGCGCTTTTGGCCTAGCGCAGCAACTCGAGCAGCAGCTCCGCTCGCAAGTGCTCGGCGATGCCGCGCACGAATCCAAGGCACAAGTCGATCGAGGGAATGACCTATGA